From the Buteo buteo chromosome 1, bButBut1.hap1.1, whole genome shotgun sequence genome, one window contains:
- the PPID gene encoding peptidyl-prolyl cis-trans isomerase D → MSHPSPLARPSKPCNPRAFFDVDIGGERVGRIVFELFADVVPKTAENFRALCTGEKGTGPTTGKPLHYKGCPFHRIIKQFMVQGGDFSNQNGTGGESIYGEKFEDENFHYKHDKPGLLSMANAGPGTNGSQFFITTVPTSHLDGKHVVFGQVIKGMGVVKILENVEVKGENPVKLCVIAECGELKEGDDWGIVPQDGSGDVHPDFPEDSDIDLKDVDKIVAIAEDIKNIGNTFFKSQNWAMAAKKYSKSLRYVEASEAVAEEADKPKLKTVALTCVLNIGACKLKLSDWQGAIESCSEALKIDPANTKALYRRAQGWQGIKDLDQALADLKKAHEIAPEDKAIQTETLRIKQKIKAQKEKEKAAYAKMFA, encoded by the exons ATGTCGCACCCGTCCCCTCTCGCCCGGCCCAGCAAGCCCTGCAACCCCCGCGCCTTCTTCGATGTGGACATCGGGGGCGAgcgag TTGGACGCATTGTCTTTGAATTATTTGCTGACGTTGTACCtaaaactgctgaaaatttCCGTGCATTATGTacaggagagaagggaacaGGGCCTACCACTGGAAAACCTCTCCATTATAAAGGATGTCCCTTCCACAGAA ttatTAAGCAGTTTATGGTCCAAGGTGGAGATTTCTCAAACCAGAATGGCACAGGTGGAGAAAGTATATATGGTGAAAAATTTGAAGATGAAAACTTTCATTATAAG CATGATAAACCAGGGCTGCTGAGCATGGCAAATGCAGGACCCGGTACTAATGGCTCTCAGTTCTTTATTACAACGGTGCCTACTTCTCACCTGGATGGGAAACATGTGGTGTTTGGCCAAGTGATCAAAGGAATGGGTGTAGTTAAAATATTGGAAAACGTTgaagtaaaaggagaaaatcctGTTAAG ttgtgcGTCATTGCAGAATGTGGAGAGCTAAAGGAAGGAGATGATTGGGGAATTGTTCCCCAGGATGGATCTGGAGATGTTCATCCAGATTTTCCTGAAGATTCAGATATAGACTTGAAAGAt GTTGACAAGATTGTGGCCATAGCAGAAGACATAAAGAATATAGGAAATACTTTCTTCAAATCGCAAAATTGGGCAATGGCAGCTAAAAAGTATAGTAAAAGTTTACG GTATGTAGAAGCTTCTGAAGCAGTGGCAGAGGAGGCCGACAAACCAAAGTTGAAGACTGTTGCTTTGACCTGTGTTTTGAACATTGGCGCTTGTAAACTAAAACTGTCAGATTGGCAGGGAGCCATTGAAAGTTGTTCAGAG GCTCTTAAAATAGATCCAGCAAATACTAAAGCTCTCTACAGACGGGCTCAAGGATGGCAGGGAATAAAAGATCTCGATCAGGCATTG GCTGATCTTAAAAAGGCTCATGAAATAGCCCCTGAAGACAAAg ctATCCAGACAGAAACACTCAGAATCAAGCAGAAGATAAAAGcccaaaaggagaaagagaaggcagcttACGCTAAAAtgtttgcttga